cataaaaaataggTAATGCATTAACCCAACAGCATCCTTCAAGCTTGAGGCTTGACATGTTCCAAAAAAACTGGGAAACTGAAACTAAGGACATCTAATTAACTAGGTGATTGGAAGTGTGAGACTGTTAGTAGTCTATATTCAAGAATCTGCAATGGTAACCTCAACCTCCACACCAGGTTCAATAGTGATAGAGGTGATCTGCTTAACAACATCAGGGGAGCTGAAGAGATCAATTACTCGTTTGTGGACACGAAGCTCAAATCTATCCCAAGTGTTGGTGCCTGCaaaaaacaaaccaaacaattcataaaaaatttcaataacaGAAAAATTATGACATCATAAGACCTAGCTATCATTAGAAATACACATTAGTTCAAAAGAAGATGGTTTAGTTTGATTAGTCATTTAATGGTTCAGGTGATaagggccttggtcttggtggtctgctccctccaagtctaaggtttgGATTCTCcaggtgcaaacaatttttaggAGCTATTAGACTTGGGAGATTTCACCCTGAATTATCCAAGGGTAGGAAACTCCTTGTTGAGAGCCTTTCAACACCTTGGATCAGTCGGGACTTTGTTCTAAGACACCAAGCaccaataaggaaaaaaaactattaaaaagattaaagaTGAAGTGATGTAATTGGACCTTCAGTTGTGTGGGCTGCAAACATCTGAGATATCTTAACCTCAACCACATCCCTACCCAGGTTATTATTTTGAATCTCTCCTTTCCATCTTTTAGTTTGGTGTAAACACCCTTACAACCACTTCCAATATCCGCCCATTCCTCACAAATTTCCTCCAACATCCACTTCATTAAGCTCCGCTCAATTCAAGATTAAGGTAACTGATGACAAGATGCATTAAAGAAATTATCAAGAAAAAAGAGGCCAAAGAACCATGCATGCCATAGTGATGTAAACATACCACTGAGAACATCATAACAACATCAACCACTTTAATTATCAAAATGCTTCAAATTCGATAAGATGGgtttgccaaatgaatattgaaaaagtgaCCACTAAAATCAGGAATATACTCTCATACAGCCAAGCACTTGAATCCCAGGagtgaaatatgaaaatatacCTTCACCGCAAGGGGACTTCCTGGTGGTAATGTGCAGAACCTTGGTGGGCATTCTCACTGGTCCCTTAACCCTCAAACGCTTGTCCTTGGCACCACGAACTAAATCCGCACAAACTATCAagcaaacaaaaatcaaaattatcaaaCTGATAGATTCCAAGTATACAAGACGGAAAACAAAATGAGTGTCCCATACATGAATTCGTTGTAATATCAATTATGGCATATGGGCCATGTCTGTttggtaaaaaagaaaaaaaaattgatagcaAAGAACTACGGGGGTACCTTTCTCGAGATTCTTGACGTTTTTGGAGGAGAGGGTGATCCTGATCTTGTGAATCTGCTCCTGGGGTTCGTCCACACCCTGCTGCTTCGGCGGCTTCATTGCGTAAGCCATCTTTTCTTGCTTCCGTTCCTGCCAAATTACAAACgccacaaacaaataaaaactggaTCTGAGTGAAGCTTTCCCAAACCCAATTACGAAATGAAAATTTAGGAAACGAATGTTACTGTTCTTATTGCAAAAACTAACCAAAGAGATAAAAATCTAAGCTTCGGTGTGATAATAATTACTAAGGGAGCGAAAGAGAGAATAAGACCTTAGCGGGGGTGTGGAGCTCTGGTTGGGGCGGCCGAAGCTACTGGCTATTAGGAACCCTAGATGAAAGAAGGGAAAGGAAGACCAAAAAGCGAAGTGAAGTGCGAACTGGAAGTAGATTTACGAAGGAATGTGAGGGATCTCGGGACGACACCGTTTGCTGAAGAAGTGAAATGCAGTGGACCAGGGAACGCAGCGTATCAATTATGGAAGCAGGGGTTGTCGTTTGAACAAGTGATACGCGGCGTTTTGATTAATTAGCAGGTTTCTGTTGCGAACACATAAACGGAGGGGTgagctccgactccgacggagttGGGTAAGCAATTTCTGACCTCCAAGTTAGAGGCAAATTTAGCTCTAACTCTGATCAGAGGTTGAAGTTTGGAACTTTGatcggaattccaattatttaaTGGGCCCAATTGACCAATTGGAATTTAAGGGCCATTGGGCCAATTTTGagccctaaaaaaaaaaaaaaaatttaatataatacatcATTCAAAAACTCATATACAATAATTCAAAACatggataataataaaaacaatttatttctaataagccataaggaaaaacatattgaacagtccataaaaataaaaacatcatcTGCAACACCGTGTTTTGTCATTAATAatacctgaaattaagataaaaagtcacaatcaataaaaggaaaaaaatgatttaaaaaattgaacacgctaaaagtaaaatttgattatcatttcttatcaataaaatttaaaggaGGTTTATCAACTTATCCACACTTCAAATTCATGATCCATTAACTACATCCCAATACCCAATGGTTGTCTATCTCAGACTCAAACTCAGATTATCAGTCATCGGCAAGTATGTTAaggtttataattatatttatgaaatcataaaaagtagagtttaatagatttataaaatcataaaaatgattaaataaatcatttgaaatacttaaataaaGTTACCTGATTCAAACCTATAGCTCTTAGCATCAATGTCAATAGTATTGAGTCCAATAGGCGTATCACTTATCCAGTTTTGTGTGCAAATGAGGGCCTCCACAGTAGGTAGTGACAATGAACTTCGGTAAAAATACAATACTTGACTCCCAGTGCTAAATGTCGACTCAGAGGCAACCCTAGTGATAGAAATGGCTAGCATATCTCAGACAATATGGGAAATGAATAGATACTTGGTTGAATTAACTTTTCACCAAGTTAATAACTGAAATACATCACTAGGTGCCTCGatctcttccataaaatactgTTCAACCTCAGAAGTACCtacataatatttctttttgcccatatgactaatacaagagaggggtgaattgagttgtatttaaaaaaaataacaattataaatcaaatatacaatataaaatataaacaaaatatgaaacaacaataaatataaagagtaagggtaagagagaagcaaactcaatatgttaacgaggttcggctccactgcctacgtcctcgcctcaaactaccTATTGAagatcccaaattcactatttaaccttgttcaggtagagatagaaacctattacatctttgaacaataccgctacaaaggatccgtgtataacaccctctacacttacaatcaccttatacgtgatgattcaactattccctgtgtagaacactttctacaagCACAAGGGTATATACACTCTTTTAttgatataagagctgataatggataggttatcagaaaacactcctcaataagtgaaataagaacaatacagtgcaaactatatctctcttaaaatgaataaggattaaggttcaatacttagagaagagagaatgaaagttttgaataaatgttgtatgttctagatgttgtgaatgtgaagctctcaaatgatctatttataggcatataagacttcatattcaaatttaaaaagattcacatgtcaaagacaacatcattcactttttcaaaaaaattcaaataaaaggttcttctttttcaattgtcaaagacaatatcatttatttttcaaatacttcaaacttaatattttatttttgacatatgacaaaatgagcacactttacttttccaaaaatttaaaactaatcttttattttttacatataacaaaaagagcacactttactttttaaaaaaattcaaacctaatctttttactttttgcatataacaaaaggagtatactttacttttcaaatttttcaaacaaaaatatctaccttttgcataagtcaaaaaaagtatcaatcacgtttgaaaatattcaaataaaacatgcacatgtaaaagataacaatcaatcatctttcataattttcaaaatattcatacaaatgttaaaaatgtattttaatgctttataaaaaaatattaattttgagccttaatcttaatttcaaaattttaagagatttacaacattactctatgactttaatgtgaacttgttcccttcttgttcatatttatttcttttatgtgtttgactctattgtgtagataacttgaacttgagactcatttattctttgaattcatttgttatcatcaaaatccatgtgtaaatatataattacacaaaatttgaaaccttaggtttaacaatctccccatttttaatgatgacaaatacttgatagaatctgaaacctgtattaatacttaagctccccctgagaatgtgcgttagttttcaagcaaaaatatgaatataattccaaacatatataataagtttagcaattcaaataatgttaatgttctagtctaacacttctccccttttggcatcattaaaaaggatctgcaacaagtaaatggactgaaaaaACAGTGCGTTtgtagaaactgtagatagttaaaaaaatggaaCCGTCCGTGACTCGACAAGTGTGgttagagatttaaaaaaaaatcgctTGATGTTGTtaacaaacgagattgaaggctccgagtttctaaaaaaattgtcattttcaccaatcagtaaaaaaaaatcacatttctccTTAACTTGGATGATagtttgtcttgttctttatgttatatctataaaatcagtcttaaaattcatccaatccgcatcaaattttcttcttatctctataacttatctgcattccttcaacattttcGCTTTAAGctctcaattcttttctcaatggctaattcttctaacattcctctagattcatccatgaggtattctacacctcaacctcctgtcctttttgCAGCTGTTATTAGTGtgatgttgcagcaagaaaataataatttggctaataagtcagattctgatgctatctatgacttggtgagtcttgggactcaccACTCCTCCtctattgtttctttttctcaacggttacaagtcagaaatcatgaaattgaaaagcttaaagaacaaattcttatacttcaacgaattgttcaagaatctcacacaagggaaggaattattcggtagaaaaataaacaattgaaatctttattagatttttcattccgCTTGTCAGTTTCCATGGATaaaaatgacatgatattgtatgaaaagaatgagcgtctcaaacatgagactaagaatttcaaatttatgtaaaagtatttaaaaaatctctctctatttttattgactctggtctatcttttaagagatattcatagcatgcatcatacctattttttttttatcatacatAATATATCTTctagtaaaggttttgtgaaaataactgctaactgatcgtgtgtgtttgtgaactctagtactatatcgtctTTCTACATATGATctagaaaaaaatgatatcttatttcaatatgcttagttctagaatgttgtattgggttctctgaaagatttatagcacttataTAATCACATTtattgaaatgtgattatacgtgagtttaaaatcttcaagttgttgcttcatgtagagaacttgagcacaacaattacctgcatcaaaatattttgcctcagcagtagatagtgcaacagaattttattttttactaaaccaggaaactagtgcatgacctaagaaatgacatgctctattagtattttttcaatctattttacagccagtataatctgcatctgtgtagctgattagattgaAAGATGTGTGCTCAGGTTACCATAATTCTAGGTTAATTGTATCACTAAGATAtataagaatgcgcttaactgcaattaaatgtgattcttttatagatgattgaaaacgtgtaCATAATAACACAC
This is a stretch of genomic DNA from Carya illinoinensis cultivar Pawnee chromosome 3, C.illinoinensisPawnee_v1, whole genome shotgun sequence. It encodes these proteins:
- the LOC122303144 gene encoding 40S ribosomal protein S20-2 — encoded protein: MAYAMKPPKQQGVDEPQEQIHKIRITLSSKNVKNLEKVCADLVRGAKDKRLRVKGPVRMPTKVLHITTRKSPCGEGTNTWDRFELRVHKRVIDLFSSPDVVKQITSITIEPGVEVEVTIADS